One Vitis vinifera cultivar Pinot Noir 40024 chromosome 8, ASM3070453v1 genomic window carries:
- the LOC100247771 gene encoding uncharacterized protein LOC100247771, with product MASPIPYPVDDKDLDDAALWAVIDSAAASHSTSKSRKTLTIKCANHQTPNPSPPPRFSKNPRNHHSGEKDIRFSPQGEVLHEPWIHHRPQKIARTCISELSETSPLSVVKHVQRTPKTPAYSSSSSPETGMFSVTEFSLGSEMNRWQVEDKENVGHSLLGKFPTVSLFKEYQNAAMAILEKTDYTMISGNPFIKKSGWRKMSCYFNLSYEIKDKTIEFDENRNVQRAEFVVRAYMQGGRFSDGWGSCERREKRFLKPNHDIPSTAETRAKNKACQDLLGIGEYRPGGNHGQR from the exons ATGGCGTCGCCGATCCCCTACCCCGTCGACGACAAAGATCTTGATGACGCCGCATTGTGGGCTGTAATCGACTCCGCTGCAGCCTCGCACTCCACTTCCAAATCTCGAAAAACACTGACAATCAAATGCGCCAATCACCAAACTCCAAATCCATCACCACCGCCAAGATTCTCCAAAAACCCTAGAAACCATCACTCCGGAGAAAAAGATATTAGGTTTTCGCCCCAGGGCGAGGTCTTACATGAACCGTGGATTCACCACCGCCCTCAGAAAATTGCGAGGACTTGCATTTCGGAATTGAGCGAGACTAGTCCTCTGTCTGTGGTCAAGCACGTGCAGCGCACGCCGAAGACGCCCGCGTATTCGTCGTCGTCGTCCCCGGAGACCGGAATGTTTTCTGTGACGGAGTTCAGTCTTGGTTCGGAGATGAATCGTTGGCAGGTCGAGGATAAGGAGAATGTGGGACATAGCTTGCTTGGCAAGTTTCCTACTGTGTCATTGTTCAAAGAATACCAGAATGCAGCTATGGCG ATTCTGGAGAAAACTGATTACACTATGATTTCTGGAAAcccttttattaaaaaatcag GTTGGAGGAAGATGTCATGTTACTTTAATCTCTCTTATGAAATCAAGGATAAGACcattgaatttgatgaaaatcgTAATGTTCAGCGTGCTGAATTTGTTGTTCGGGCATACATGCA GGGTGGGAGATTCTCAGATGGATGGGGCTCATGTGAACGGCGTGAGAAGAGGTTTTTAAAGCCAAATCATGATATTCCTAGCACAGCAGAAACCCGAGCCAAAAATAAAGCATGCCAG GACCTGCTAGGAATAGGAGAGTATCGACCTGGAGGGAACCATGGCCAAAGATAA
- the LOC100249516 gene encoding dol-P-Glc:Glc(2)Man(9)GlcNAc(2)-PP-Dol alpha-1,2-glucosyltransferase isoform X1 gives MGRITVAVLVGLWVIPISIIVNRIVPHPYMDEIFHIPQAQEYCRANFRSWDPMITTPPGLYYLSLAHVASLFPGMYCVQAASSFSHVCSTAILRSVNGVLAVICSVLVYEIITHLRPTLDERKATLYAVVLALYPLHWFFTFLYYTDVASLTVVLAMYLACLKKKYLFSALFGALSVVVRQTNIIWMLFVACTGVIDITLAHQRDNKKADDFDESIRKSGQPSPNISITGESKLRKRKFGTGVETDNDSTPSRSVSSTAHMSGLLDEFQTLLLTSWHLKWELLSSFCPFFIVLVAFAAFVRWNGSVVLGAKEAHAVSPHFAQIMYFSLVAALAMAPWHFSSGQAADMFWSFWKNQPLSFFQGFMALTGGFLSVHFFSIAHPYLLADNRHYPFYLWRKVINAHWSMKYLLVPLYVYSWFSIFSILGKVQRKIWVLAYFLASAVALIPAPLIEFRYYTIPFFLLMLHSHTNNARSWLLIGIVYIAINAFTMMMFLYRPFHWEHEPGIQRFIW, from the exons ATGGGTAGAATAACTGTTGCAGTACTGGTGGGCTTATGGGTCATTCCCATCTCTATCATTGTCAACCGCATTGTTCCTCATCCTTACATG GATGAGATTTTCCACATTCCACAGGCTCAAGAGTACTGCAGAGCAAATTTCAGAAGTTGGGATCCCATGATCACCACTCCCCCTGGCCT GTACTATCTTTCACTTGCCCATGTTGCTTCTTTGTTTCCAGGCATGTACTGTGTACAGGCAGCTTCATCGTTTTCTCATGTTTGTTCAACTGCAATTCTCCGCTCTGTCAATGGTGTGTTGGCAGTAATTTGCAGTGTACTTGTGTATGAGATAATCACCCACTTGAGACCCACTCTTGATGAACGAAAAGCAACTCTTTATGCAGTTGTTCTAGCATTGTACCCCCTCCATTggtttttcacttttctttacTACACGGATGTGGCATCTCTTACCGTAGTGCTTGCCATGTATCTTGCTTGTCTGAAGAAGAAATACCTGTTCAGTGCTTTG TTTGGGGCTTTGTCAGTAGTTGTTCGACAAACAAATATTATATGGATGCTTTTTGTTGCGTGCACTGGGGTTATAGATATTACTCTGGCCCATCAAAGAGATAACAAGAAAGCAGATGATTTTGATGAATCAATTAGGAAAAGTGGTCAGCCAAGTCCCAACATAAGCATCACAGGTGAATCAAAATTGAGAAAGCGAAAGTTTGGCACTGGTGTGGAAACTGACAACGATTCTACACCCAGTAGAAGTGTCTCTTCAACAGCCCACATGTCAG GTTTACTTGATGAGTTTCAGACTCTCCTGTTGACATCTTGGCATTTGAAGTGGGAGCTTTTGTCTTCATTTTGCCCTTTCTTTATAGTGTTGGTGGCCTTTGCTGCTTTTGTCCGTTGGAATGGGAGTGTGGTTCTTG GTGCAAAGGAAGCTCATGCAGTTTCTCCACATTTTGCACAAATAATGTATTTTAGTCTGGTTGCTGCTCTAGCTATGGCTCCTTGGCACTTCAGTTCAGGTCAGGCTGCAGACATGTTCTGGTCATTCTGGAAGAACCAGCCCCTTAGTTTTTTTCAAGGCTTTATGGCTCTTACTGGTGGCTTTCTTTCCGTGCACTTTTTCAG CATAGCTCATCCTTATCTTCTTGCTGACAATCGGCACTATCCCTTTTATCTCTGGAGAAAGGTCATCAACGCTCATTGGTCAATGAAGTACCTTCTGGTCCCACTTTATGTTTATTCATGGTTTTCCATCTTCAGTATTTTGG GAAAGGTTCAAAGGAAGATCTGGGTGCTGGCATATTTTTTGGCTTCTGCTGTAGCTCTCATTCCTGCACCATTGATTGAGTTTAGATACTACAccataccattttttttgttgatgcTTCATTCTCACACTAACAATGCTAGAAGTTGGCTCCTCATTGGGATTGTGTATATAGCCATCAATGCCTTCACTATGATGATGTTCTTGTATCGGCCATTCCATTGGGAACACGAGCCTGGGATCCAGAGGTTTATATGGTAA
- the LOC100244361 gene encoding probable protein phosphatase 2C 23, whose translation MGNGFGKVGICFAGAGEVSRRHDIDMILSESLDEGLGHSFCYIRPHPCRISSSQVHTEYFQTTTFCSISGASVSANTATPLSTALLDPYSYNCNLDRASAFESSTSFASIPLQPVPRSGTPPRNTGGVPSSGPIERGFLSGPIERGLYSGPMENSGQLQRSFSNSEFGFKSKSKKRGLMRNFRKAIASKLSRGRTAAVAPIKGKESDWVEKNNEKFKVTVSGPLLNSDDVDEDNESFDSQNLQWAQGKAGEDRVQVLISEEHGWVFVGIYDGFNGPDATDFLLSNLYSAVHKELKGLLWNDKFESAEPVSAHLNLDEDIDPSWANAQMFDARLQYFGKENHPCGNRNMNLEVDSNSIKKQGKNKKNRIRGTAKKWEENQRRWKCEWDRERSELDRRLKQQSNPSDPDGAAAINHSEVLKALSRALKKTEESYLDIADKMVMENPELCLMGSCVLVMLMKGEDVYLMNVGDSRAVLAHKSEPHLWLRKAHQDLERINEETLHDLESFDGDQSYGLPSLASLQLTMDHSTNVKEEFERIKNEHPDDDSAVINDRVKGSLKVTRAFGAGFLKQPKWNNALLEMFKIEYVGTSPYLSCSPSLYHHRLGLKDRFLILSSDGLYQYFTNQEAVSQVEMFLASSPEGDPAQHLIEEVLFRAAKKASMDFHELLDIPQGDRRRYHDDLSIIVISLEGRIWRSSV comes from the exons ATGGGCAACGGATTCGGAAAGGTCGGCATCTGCTTCGCCGGTGCCGGAGAAGTTTCCCGGCGCCACGACATCGATATGATTCTGTCGGAGTCTCTGGACGAAGGGCTGGGTCACTCTTTCTGCTACATACGACCTCACCCATGTCGCATCTCTTCCTCCCAAGTCCACACCGAGTATTTCCAAACGACGACGTTTTGCTCCATCTCCGGCGCTTCTGTCAGCGCCAACACTGCCACTCCTCTCTCTACAGCTCTTCTTGATCCGTATTCCTACAACTGCAACCTCGATCGAGCCTCCGCGTTTGAGAGCTCCACCTCCTTCGCTTCAATCCCTCTACAACCGGTTCCGCGCTCCGGTACGCCACCCCGAAATACCGGGGGAGTACCGTCTTCGGGGCCGATTGAAAGAGGGTTCTTATCAGGCCCGATTGAGCGAGGTTTGTATTCGGGTCCGATGGAGAACAGTGGTCAGTTGCAGAGAAGTTTCTCAAATAGTGAATTTGGgttcaaatccaaatccaagaAGCGAGGTTTGATGAGAAATTTTCGTAAAGCGATTGCGAGTAAATTATCTCGGGGACGTACGGCTGCTGTTGCGCCGATTAAAGGGAAAGAATCTGATTGGGTTGAGAAGAATAATGAGAAATTTAAGGTGACGGTGAGTGGTCCTCTGCTGAATAGCGATGATGTTGATGAAGATAATGAGTCTTTCGACAGTCAGAATCTTCAATGGGCACAAGGAAAAGCAGGGGAGGATCGAGTACAAGTGTTGATATCGGAGGAACATGGTTGGGTTTTTGTGGGGATTTATGATGGATTCAATGGTCCTGATGCTACTGATTTCTTGTTATCTAATCTTTACTCTGCTGTGCATAAGGAACTCAAGGGGTTACTATGGAACGATAAGTTCGAATCTGCAGAGCCAGTCTCCGCTCATCTGAATTTAGATGAGGACATTGATCCATCCTGGGCAAACGCTCAGATGTTTGATGCTCGTTTACAGTATTTCGGTAAGGAGAATCACCCATGTGGAAATAGGAACATGAACTTGGAGGTGGACTCTAACTCAATCAAAAAGCAGGGTAAGAACAAGAAGAATAGAATTAGAGGGACAGCTAAAAAATGGGAGGAGAACCAGAGGAGATGGAAGTGTGAATGGGACAGGGAAAGATCAGAGCTTGATAGGAGATTAAAGCAACAGTCCAACCCTTCCGACCCAGATGGGGCAGCTGCTATTAACCATTCAGAGGTGTTGAAAGCACTGTCCCGGGCATTGAAAAAGACGGAGGAGTCTTATTTGGACATTGCGGACAAGATGGTAATGGAGAATCCTGAGTTATGTCTAATGGGTTCATGTGTTTTGGTGATGTTGATGAAAGGAGAAGATGTTTACTTGATGAATGTGGGTGACAGTCGAGCAGTTCTAGCTCACAAATCTGAACCTCACCTTTGGCTCAGGAAGGCTCACCAGGACTTGGAACGAATCAATGAAGAAACCTTGCATGATCTTGAATCATTCGATGGTGACCAATCTTACGGATTACCCAGTTTAGCTTCCCTTCAGCTCACCATGGATCACAGCACAAATGTGAAAGAG GAATTCGAAAGAATTAAGAATGAACATCCAGATGATGATTCTGCAGTGATAAATGACCGGGTCAAAGGTTCCTTGAAGGTCACTCGTGCTTTTGGGGCTGGCTTTCTCAAACAG CCAAAATGGAATAATGCACTACTGGAAATGTTCAAAATAGAGTATGTGGGAACCTCCCCTTACCTCTCATGTTCTCCATCACTCTACCACCACAGACTCGGCCTAAAGGATAGGTTCTTGATATTGTCTTCCGATGGACTCTACCAGTACTTCACCAATCAAGAAGCTGTTTCCCAAGTTGAGATGTTCCTTGCTTCATCTCCTGAAGGAGATCCTGCGCAACATCTCATTGAAGAAGTGCTGTTCCGAGCAGCAAAGAAAGCTA GTATGGACTTTCATGAGTTGCTAGACATCCCACAGGGAGATCGACGTCGGTACCACGATGACTTGTCCATCATCGTTATTTCTCTGGAAGGAAGGATATGGCGTTCATCTGTGTAA
- the LOC132254178 gene encoding uncharacterized protein LOC132254178, with protein MTKMSQFQDQPSTDHHLQEQEQEQEAQGNIHDPELIQEKGGDNHVDDPVPSQEPGRPSLGELSAVDEENEGFRTPTSMEHKIPAITECPPAPRKPTATRAIPMKRRISKVPRRLQFEEFEVLIPPKILASLLSRLVKPSRDERK; from the coding sequence ATGACAAAAATGTCACAGTTTCAAGATCAGCCCAGTACTGATCATCATCTTcaagaacaagaacaagaacaagaagCACAAGGCAATATCCATGATCCAGAGCTGATACAAGAAAAAGGAGGAGACAATCACGTCGACGACCCGGTTCCTTCTCAGGAACCGGGGAGGCCATCATTAGGAGAATTGAGTGCAGTGGACGAGGAAAACGAAGGCTTCAGAACCCCGACATCCATGGAACATAAAATCCCAGCCATCACAGAATGCCCACCTGCACCAAGAAAGCCAACAGCCACACGAGCAATCCCAATGAAGCGGAGGATATCGAAGGTCCCCAGAAGACTCCAATTTGAAGAGTTTGAGGTGCTGATTCCTCCTAAAATTCTTGCTAGTTTGCTTTCAAGGCTCGTGAAACCTTCCAGGGACGAAAGAAAGTGA
- the LOC100244164 gene encoding pectin acetylesterase 5, whose protein sequence is MANPRLRLLLPWRKFSKRDWAIAAFGFTIFFFALSFTSTKTIAPLDLVDLTLVRHAKDKGAVCLDGSAPGYHFRSGFGSGSNNWVLHIEGGGWCNTVASCLIRKTTALGSSNYMERQVRFSGILSHDSSQNPDFFDWNKVKLRYCDGASFAGNSQKNETQLFFRGQRIWEAVMDELLSIGLSNAKQVLLSGCSAGGLATLIHCDDFRGILPKDATVKCLADAGFFLDEKDVTGNRRIRSFYSDVVHLQGVANSLDKDCVGRMEPSQCFFPQEFIKNIKTPVFLVNPAYDFWQIQYVLIPAESDPSGKWAKCRLSIQKCSPAQIEILHGFRNSMLKTLSEFQQNKDGGMFINSCFSHCQTLMTETWHSPYSPRINNKTIAESVGDWYFNRKLVKQIDCPYPCNPTCSNMDFTWHR, encoded by the exons ATGGCGAACCCTAGGCTTCGACTTCTCCTTCCTTGGAGGAAATTCTCCAAAAGAGACTGGGCAATCGCAGCCTTCGGATTCACCATCTTCTTCTTCGCTCTCTCTTTCACCTCCACCAAAACCATCGCACCCCTGGATTTGGTTGACTTGACGTTGGTGCGCCATGCCAAGGATAAAGGCGCCG TTTGTTTAGATGGTAGTGCCCCTGGATATCATTTTCGAAGTGGTTTTGGATCTGGCTCTAACAATTGGGTTCTTCATATAGAG GGTGGAGGCTGGTGTAATACTGTAGCATCTTGTTTAATTCGTAAAACAACTGCACTAGGTTCTTCAAACTACATGGAACGTCAAGTTCGCTTTTCCGGAATTTTAAGCCATGACTCATCACAGAATCCTG ATTTCTTTGACTGGAATAAAGTCAAGCTGCGGTATTGTGATGGTGCTTCTTTTGCTGGAAACTCTCAAAAG AATGAAACACAACTCTTCTTCAGAGGTCAGCGCATCTGGGAAGCAGTTATGGATGAACTCTTATCAATAGGACTGTCTAATGCTAAACAG GTTCTTCTTTCAGGGTGCTCTGCTGGAGGATTGGCAACTCTCATACACTGTGATGACTTCCGGGGGATTTTGCCAAAGGATGCCACTGTCAAATGCCTTGCTGATGCAGGTTTTTTCCTTGATGA GAAAGATGTTACTGGAAATCGCAGAATAAGGTCTTTCTATAGTGATGTTGTCCACCTTCAG GGTGTAGCAAACAGTTTGGATAAGGATTGTGTTGGAAGAATGGAACCATCCCAG TGTTTCTTTCCTCAAGAATTTATCAAGAACATAAAAACCCCAGTTTTCCTTGTCAACCCAGCTTATGATTTTTGGCAG ATTCAATATGTTTTGATACCAGCTGAATCAGATCCTTCTGGCAAATGGGCAAAATGCAGACTGAGCATTCAGAAGTGTAGTCCTGCCCAGATTGAAATTCTACATG GTTTCCGAAATTCTATGCTAAAGACACTGAGTGAGTTCCAACAAAACAAGGATGGAGGCATGTTTATAAACTCTTGCTTTAGTCACTGCCAAACATTGATGACTGAGACATGGCATTCTCCTTATTCTCCCAGGATCAACAATAAG ACCATTGCAGAATCTGTAGGTGACTGGTACTTCAACCGAAAATTAGTGAAGCAAATTGATTGCCCTTATCCATGTAATCCTACTTGTTCTAACATGGACTTTACTTGGCATCGATGA
- the LOC100264924 gene encoding uncharacterized protein LOC100264924 — protein sequence MADRTLTVNWYGLEEDEDDDHFFESFDRISSAVPLDLASSDDDDDEFDDTRMSFASAISSVPTQEFRAFAAAAAAAATAAPPASETSSSDDYGMWMAEPGSIQERRKRLLQGMGLTSEKEFIRLASVGFKRAASTKVGNCEVTPIAVDTCSTEEEAKPQLVPVVHVRSRSDGDMEAFSANTKHRKKQLLGEIKKLCLTRTSSSLSTPCPRIGQYDNSITVSEKEAEGGCSVRSGDPLSTMVSKSRFGAFFLIKNLDTGKEFIVKEFDEDGMWNRLSDLQTGKQLTMEEFEKSVGYSPVVKELMRRQNVVRITDGIGIGGSERKPSMNSYITKSFRFSKRRGVALLKNIKGVANSFISEREREIPSLQEAKSSKNSSSEWIKVRQHGKSYKELTALHLCQEIQAHEGSIWTIRFSSDGRYLASAGEDRIIHVWEVQECEATPWKPPDELNSTPLHPMALGSSDRPPLPETPISAERKKKGKMSSSSRKGHSIPDYIHMPETVFSLLEIPVCSFKGHLDDVLDLSWSGSQLLLSSSMDKTVRLWDMETKSCLKLFAHNDYVTCIQFNPMDDKYFISGSLDAKVRIWSIPDRQVVDWTDLHEMVTAASYTPDGQGALIGLHQGSCRMYSIDDGKLNQTGQIDIQNKKKSQTKKITGFQFAPGNPSEVLITSADSRIRIFDGSDIIHKFRGFRNTSSQISASFSQDGKYVISASEDSQVYVWRRDEVRHIGAGKGKSLVTTRSHEHFQSRDVSVAIPWPGSVKGEPPVVPVHSKRHSKRSGSTSQEDSSTDGSNKAQLPPLPKKNSSLDRMPTCPEEEMTSCLDPGIGSSESFSSSSASISYGDSPSISSSGNSLPSWSPSWSWFDGSSHGSHTVQATAWGLVVVTAGVGGEIRAYQNFGVPLRIGRQTTLFRDLT from the exons ATGGCAGACAGGACCCTCACCGTCAACTGGTATGGTTTAGAAGAGGATGAGGACGATGACCACTTCTTCGAATCTTTTGATAGAATTTCCTCTGCTGTCCCTCTTGACTTGGCATCATCtgatgatgatgacgatgaATTTGACGATACCCGCATGTCCTTTGCCTCCGCTATATCTTCTGTTCCCACCCAGGAGTTCCGGGCCTTTGCAGCTGCAGCTGCAGCTGCTGCTACTGCCGCTCCTCCCGCCTCAGAAACATCATCTTCAGACGACTATGGGATGTGGATGGCAGAACCGGGATCGATTCAGGAACGTCGCAAGCGTCTCCTACAAGGCATGGGTTTAACATCTGAGAAGGAGTTTATCAGGCTCGCCAGTGTTGGCTTCAAGAGAGCAGCCTCCACAAAAGTTGGAAATTGTGAGGTAACCCCCATAGCAGTCGATACATGTTCTACTGAAGAGGAAGCAAAGCCACAATTGGTACCGGTTGTGCATGTACGTTCTCGGTCAGATGGAGACATGGAAGCATTTTCTGCAAACACCAAACACAGGAAAAAGCAGTTACTAGGTGAGATCAAAAAACTGTGTCTCACTAGAACATCTTCCTCATTGTCCACCCCATGTCCTCGAATAGGTCAATACGACAATTCTATTACCGTATCTGAAAAAGAAGCTGAAGGTGGATGTTCAGTTCGTAGTGGGGATCCATTGTCCACTATGGTGTCCAAAAGCCGATTTGGTGCTTTCTTTTTGATAAAGAATTTGGACACAGGCAAGGAGTTTATTGTTAAAGAGTTTGATGAAGATGGAATGTGGAATAGGCTCAGCGATCTCCAGACAGGAAAGCAACTCACCATGGAAGAATTTGAGAAAAGTGTTGGCTATTCCCCTGTTGTCAAGGAGCTTATGCGTCGGCAGAATGTTGTTCGCATTACTGATGGCATTGGCATTGGTGGTAGTGAGAGGAAACCCAGCATGAACTCATATATTACCAAGAGTTTTAGATTCAGCAAGAGAAGGGGAGTTGCTTTGTTGAAGAACATAAAGGGTGTCGCGAATAGCTTTATCagtgagagagaaagagagattcCATCTTTGCAGGAGGCCAAATCAAGCAAGAATTCTTCCTCTGAGTGGATAAAAGTTCGGCAGCATGGCAAATCATATAAAGAGCTCACAGCTTTGCATCTGTGTCAAGAAATTCAGGCCCATGAGGGCTCAATTTGGACTATTAGATTCAGTTCAGATGGACGTTACCTTGCAAGTGCAGGGGAAGATAGGATAATTCATGTGTGGGAAGTACAAGAATGTGAAGCCACACCATGGAAACCACCAGATGAATTGAATTCCACCCCACTTCACCCAATGGCGTTGGGGTCCTCAGATCGGCCTCCTCTACCAGAGACTCCAATATCTGCAGAGAggaagaaaaaggggaagatGTCATCTAGCAGTAGAAAAGGCCATTCAATTCCCGACTACATCCACATGCCAGAAACTGTTTTCTCACTGTTGGAGATACCAGTTTGTTCTTTCAAAGGCCATCTGGATGATGTCTTGGACCTTTCTTGGTCTGGATCTCAG CTACTGCTTTCATCATCAATGGACAAGACAGTCAGGCTATGGGACATGGAAACCAAGAGCTGTTTAAAGTTATTTGCACACAATGATTATG TAACTTGTATACAGTTCAATCCAATGGATGACAAATATTTCATCAGTGGCTCACTCGATGCAAAGGTTCGAATATGGAGCATCCCTGATCGCCAAGTTGTGGACTGGACAGATCTTCATGAAATGGTTACAGCTGCATCTTACACACCTGATGGCCAG GGTGCATTAATTGGTTTGCATCAGGGAAGTTGTCGCATGTACAGCATAGATG ATGGAAAACTAAATCAAACAGGTCAGATTGATATCCAGAACAAAAAGAAGTCTCAAACAAAAAAGATTACTGGTTTCCAG TTTGCCCCAGGAAATCCATCTGAAGTGCTTATTACTTCTGCTGACTCCCGAATTCGAATTTTTGATGGTTCAGACATAATTCATAAGTTCAGAG GTTTCCGAAATACAAGCAGTCAAATTTCAGCTTCGTTTAGTCAGGATGGGAAATATGTGATATCTGCAAGTGAAGATTCTCAAGTATATGTTTGGAGGCGTGATGAGGTCAGGCATATTGGTGCAGGAAAAGGTAAAAGTCTGGTCACTACCCGATCTCATGAACACTTCCAGAGTAGAGATGTTTCAGTTGCAATCCCATGGCCTGGTAGCGTAAAAGGTGAACCACCGGTTGTACCAGTGCACTCCAAAAGGCACTCTAAACGCTCTGGATCTACAAGCCAAGAAGATAGCTCTACCGATGGAAGCAATAAGGCACAGTTGCCACCTCTTCCCAAGAAAAATAGTTCATTAGACAGAATGCCAACTTGCCCAGAAGAGGAGATGACATCCTGTTTGGACCCTGGAATTGGAAGCAGTGAATCATTCTCATCATCCTCAGCTTCAATTAGCTATGGTGACTCACCTTCTATTTCCAGTTCAGGCAATTCATTGCCATCTTGGTCTCCCTCATGGTCTTGGTTTGATGGTAGTAGCCATGGGAGCCATACTGTCCAAGCAACAGCATGGGGCTTGGTAGTTGTGACCGCAGGGGTGGGAGGTGAAATTAGGGCTTATCAAAATTTTGGGGTGCCACTTAGGATCGGTCGCCAGACCACCCTCTTCAGGGATCTCACCTAA
- the LOC104880171 gene encoding uncharacterized protein LOC104880171 has translation MERSRGEAWSPLATVEEIQRRLIRPSYLLSPPLTSFRNDVRSREDLQTKKEAKVREMENKKLEDYLDPALLSAVSSKIGRQKKDGEMKKLKREIQKFQWPVDELKVFVNDSRMEKTMDWSSDEVVDLKDDNGID, from the exons ATGGAACGAAGCAGAGGAGAAGCTTGGAGTCCTCTGGCAACCGTAGAAGAGATCCAACGGCGCCTCATCCGACCTTCGTATCTTCTCTCTCCGCCACTTACCTCATTTCG GAACGATGTAAGAAGCCGTGAGGATTTGCAGACGAAGAAAGAAGCCAAAGTGAGAGAAATGGAGAACAAGAAGCTCGAAGATTACTTGGATCCGGCTCTTCTCTCTGCGGTTTCTTCAAAAATAGGTCGGCAAAAGAAGGACGGGGAGATGAAGAAGCTGAAGAGAGAGATTCAGAAGTTCCAGTGGCCAGTTGATGAATTGAAAGTTTTCGTGAACGATTCGAGGATGGAGAAGACGATGGATTGGAGCAGTGACGAAGTCGTAGATCTCAAGGACGATAATGGGATTGATTGA
- the LOC100249516 gene encoding dol-P-Glc:Glc(2)Man(9)GlcNAc(2)-PP-Dol alpha-1,2-glucosyltransferase isoform X2 gives MYCVQAASSFSHVCSTAILRSVNGVLAVICSVLVYEIITHLRPTLDERKATLYAVVLALYPLHWFFTFLYYTDVASLTVVLAMYLACLKKKYLFSALFGALSVVVRQTNIIWMLFVACTGVIDITLAHQRDNKKADDFDESIRKSGQPSPNISITGESKLRKRKFGTGVETDNDSTPSRSVSSTAHMSGLLDEFQTLLLTSWHLKWELLSSFCPFFIVLVAFAAFVRWNGSVVLGAKEAHAVSPHFAQIMYFSLVAALAMAPWHFSSGQAADMFWSFWKNQPLSFFQGFMALTGGFLSVHFFSIAHPYLLADNRHYPFYLWRKVINAHWSMKYLLVPLYVYSWFSIFSILGKVQRKIWVLAYFLASAVALIPAPLIEFRYYTIPFFLLMLHSHTNNARSWLLIGIVYIAINAFTMMMFLYRPFHWEHEPGIQRFIW, from the exons ATGTACTGTGTACAGGCAGCTTCATCGTTTTCTCATGTTTGTTCAACTGCAATTCTCCGCTCTGTCAATGGTGTGTTGGCAGTAATTTGCAGTGTACTTGTGTATGAGATAATCACCCACTTGAGACCCACTCTTGATGAACGAAAAGCAACTCTTTATGCAGTTGTTCTAGCATTGTACCCCCTCCATTggtttttcacttttctttacTACACGGATGTGGCATCTCTTACCGTAGTGCTTGCCATGTATCTTGCTTGTCTGAAGAAGAAATACCTGTTCAGTGCTTTG TTTGGGGCTTTGTCAGTAGTTGTTCGACAAACAAATATTATATGGATGCTTTTTGTTGCGTGCACTGGGGTTATAGATATTACTCTGGCCCATCAAAGAGATAACAAGAAAGCAGATGATTTTGATGAATCAATTAGGAAAAGTGGTCAGCCAAGTCCCAACATAAGCATCACAGGTGAATCAAAATTGAGAAAGCGAAAGTTTGGCACTGGTGTGGAAACTGACAACGATTCTACACCCAGTAGAAGTGTCTCTTCAACAGCCCACATGTCAG GTTTACTTGATGAGTTTCAGACTCTCCTGTTGACATCTTGGCATTTGAAGTGGGAGCTTTTGTCTTCATTTTGCCCTTTCTTTATAGTGTTGGTGGCCTTTGCTGCTTTTGTCCGTTGGAATGGGAGTGTGGTTCTTG GTGCAAAGGAAGCTCATGCAGTTTCTCCACATTTTGCACAAATAATGTATTTTAGTCTGGTTGCTGCTCTAGCTATGGCTCCTTGGCACTTCAGTTCAGGTCAGGCTGCAGACATGTTCTGGTCATTCTGGAAGAACCAGCCCCTTAGTTTTTTTCAAGGCTTTATGGCTCTTACTGGTGGCTTTCTTTCCGTGCACTTTTTCAG CATAGCTCATCCTTATCTTCTTGCTGACAATCGGCACTATCCCTTTTATCTCTGGAGAAAGGTCATCAACGCTCATTGGTCAATGAAGTACCTTCTGGTCCCACTTTATGTTTATTCATGGTTTTCCATCTTCAGTATTTTGG GAAAGGTTCAAAGGAAGATCTGGGTGCTGGCATATTTTTTGGCTTCTGCTGTAGCTCTCATTCCTGCACCATTGATTGAGTTTAGATACTACAccataccattttttttgttgatgcTTCATTCTCACACTAACAATGCTAGAAGTTGGCTCCTCATTGGGATTGTGTATATAGCCATCAATGCCTTCACTATGATGATGTTCTTGTATCGGCCATTCCATTGGGAACACGAGCCTGGGATCCAGAGGTTTATATGGTAA